One Succinispira mobilis DSM 6222 genomic window carries:
- a CDS encoding putative polysaccharide biosynthesis protein, producing MSKNNLMPSFLTGTLILTISGIVVKVIGSLNWIILSRVLGGEGIGLYQMGFPIYLLALSVSSAGIPVAISIITAEKLAKNDYIGAKKVFHTSLYFLFLTGLVFSLALVFGAKALVSWGLIRDARAYYSIIALAPAVFFVTFLSSFRGYLQGWQTMTPTAVSEICEQLLRVITMIAMANALLPYGLEYAAAGASLGAGVGAVGGLLVLMFFYKRMQKEMALKLNQQTTLTISDSALTIIKRLLRLALPVSMSSLMLPLVANMDLLIVPARLEVAGFSVSQATELFGYLTGMAVPLVNLSTILTASLAISLVPSIAKLAALKAKEAISKQVNTAFNVAALITIPCSVGLFVLAEPISSLIYNAPLATPTIQVMSFGIFILGVHQVSTGILQGLGHTSIPMFNMILAALLKVLLNYQLTALPFLGIKGAALATVVDIAFAAILNLFFIYKYTGFSPNLWQLGKLSFASLCMGLVVYATIYWQITTSANLNLFLAILFAIPVYTFLTLLLGAVDRDSLQKLPVIGPRLTMIFQRFI from the coding sequence ATGAGCAAAAATAATTTAATGCCCAGTTTTCTGACTGGCACTTTAATACTTACTATTTCGGGAATTGTCGTAAAAGTAATAGGCTCCTTGAATTGGATTATCCTGTCTCGTGTTCTTGGTGGTGAAGGCATTGGCTTATATCAAATGGGTTTTCCTATTTACCTTTTAGCCTTAAGTGTTTCTTCTGCTGGCATTCCCGTAGCCATTTCGATTATTACCGCAGAGAAACTAGCCAAAAATGATTATATCGGCGCCAAGAAGGTTTTTCACACTTCCTTGTATTTTCTGTTTCTGACCGGTTTAGTGTTTTCACTCGCGCTAGTGTTTGGTGCCAAAGCTCTGGTTTCTTGGGGTTTAATCCGTGACGCTCGTGCTTATTATTCAATTATTGCTCTAGCCCCCGCTGTATTTTTCGTAACTTTTCTCTCCAGTTTTCGTGGCTATCTTCAAGGTTGGCAAACGATGACGCCTACTGCTGTTTCCGAAATTTGCGAACAACTCTTACGCGTTATTACGATGATTGCTATGGCTAATGCTCTTTTGCCCTATGGTTTAGAGTACGCCGCAGCCGGAGCGAGTTTAGGAGCTGGTGTCGGCGCTGTTGGCGGACTATTAGTGTTAATGTTTTTTTATAAAAGAATGCAAAAAGAAATGGCACTTAAACTCAATCAACAAACTACCCTCACTATTAGCGACAGCGCTCTAACTATTATTAAGCGTTTATTGCGACTGGCACTGCCCGTATCTATGTCTAGCTTAATGTTGCCGTTAGTCGCTAACATGGACTTACTTATTGTCCCCGCTCGCCTAGAAGTAGCTGGTTTCAGCGTGAGTCAAGCCACGGAGCTTTTTGGCTATTTAACCGGTATGGCTGTGCCTTTAGTAAACCTCTCCACAATCTTAACTGCTAGCTTAGCAATTAGTTTAGTGCCTTCTATCGCCAAATTAGCTGCCTTAAAAGCTAAAGAAGCGATTAGCAAGCAGGTGAATACGGCCTTTAATGTTGCGGCTTTGATTACTATTCCCTGTAGTGTCGGTCTTTTTGTCTTAGCTGAACCAATTTCCAGCTTAATTTATAACGCGCCTTTAGCCACGCCTACCATTCAAGTTATGAGTTTTGGTATTTTTATTTTGGGTGTTCATCAAGTTAGTACTGGTATTTTACAAGGCTTAGGGCATACAAGTATTCCCATGTTTAATATGATTTTAGCGGCTTTACTAAAAGTATTACTTAACTATCAATTAACCGCTCTACCTTTTTTAGGAATTAAAGGAGCCGCTTTAGCAACGGTAGTGGATATTGCTTTTGCTGCAATTTTAAATTTATTTTTCATTTATAAATATACTGGTTTTTCCCCCAATTTATGGCAGCTGGGCAAATTAAGTTTTGCTTCACTTTGTATGGGCCTTGTAGTTTACGCAACCATCTACTGGCAAATTACCACCTCCGCCAACTTAAATCTATTTTTGGCAATTTTATTTGCCATTCCCGTGTACACTTTCTTGACCCTATTATTAGGTGCTGTGGATCGTGACAGTCTCCAAAAATTACCTGTAATTGGGCCCCGCCTCACCATGATATTTCAACGTTTCATTTAA
- a CDS encoding C-GCAxxG-C-C family protein — protein MSETAILIQTAQEKYNQGFNCAESVAASFASTYPKKISSQLVPLASAFGGGLGTGCLCGALAASTMILSNFIGRNQPSDADKTEIYALSKEFHDLFTNKFSSACCKVVKNTAYGSAGPTGNCIQVTSLTAGLLNDFLQAKNLLK, from the coding sequence ATGTCAGAAACAGCAATTCTTATACAAACAGCTCAAGAAAAATATAACCAAGGTTTTAACTGCGCTGAATCCGTAGCCGCTAGTTTTGCCAGTACCTACCCCAAAAAAATCTCTAGCCAACTGGTTCCTTTAGCTTCTGCCTTTGGTGGTGGCTTAGGAACTGGTTGTCTTTGTGGTGCTTTAGCCGCTAGCACTATGATTCTTAGTAACTTTATTGGGCGCAATCAACCTAGTGATGCTGATAAAACTGAAATCTATGCCTTAAGCAAAGAATTTCACGATTTATTTACTAACAAATTCTCTTCAGCCTGTTGTAAGGTCGTAAAAAACACTGCTTACGGTTCTGCTGGCCCAACTGGCAATTGTATTCAAGTAACTAGTTTGACCGCAGGCTTATTAAACGATTTTCTTCAAGCTAAAAACTTACTAAAATAA
- a CDS encoding calcium-translocating P-type ATPase, PMCA-type yields the protein MQKQFGLSSTQVQKSLQEFGSNKLTPHKQESFWDKYKGNFSDPIIRILLVALAINVIFTLAGHGEWFETLGILLAIILATFVSTYSEYSNENTFQQLQEEASRTYCKVWRDEKVQEILIDELVCGDAIIIQSGDKIPVDGIMLEGFIKVDQSVLNGESKEAAKHTAPAGFDFDACPVDFLDTYKLFRGTVVVEGEAVMQAIKIGDKTVYGQLTLELASEERDSPLKIKLTQLAHKISKFGYAGGVLIAVAVMIENAIHSGNFWGYFSNYPVLINDLLQAIILAVVIIVMAVPEGLPLMIAIVSSLNMSKMLKDNVLVRKIVGIETAGSLNLLFSDKTGTITKGQLEVVRFLSGDKVEYNNIESIPTAQRQLLVTSICHNSSAKISEDKVIGGNSTERALGQFILWQCSTMIRTERQFMIPFNSADKYSIAVVAGDLTGALIKGAPEKLLSHTDFYYDQNGQKQVLTTDYQQALEEQMLAYANQAMRMLALCVYEGDYDVESGGLPANNLILLGILAIRDDVRPEAVEAIKAVQEAGVQVVMITGDRRETAVAIAKESNLITSDSDVTLTSEEMQQLSDAQLKELLPKLRVVARALPSDKSRFVKIAQELNMVVGMTGDGVNDSPALKKADVGFAMGSGTEVAKEAGDIVILDDNFNSIEKAILYGRTIYNSIRKFITFQLTINVAAVSISFIGPFIGIDKPLTITQILWINLVMDTLAAMAFGGEPALMKYMQEKPKKRDENIVSPQMLSSIFTNGLYLTALGLFFLSSAAITGLFRTSPNNIYMFTGFFNLFTFLAIINAFNVRSEGLNIFQNLDKNPGFTKIMALILGIQIAMTFLGGKILRTTPLQLDEWFVVIGLSLTILVVEFMRKLLTR from the coding sequence ATGCAAAAACAATTCGGTTTAAGTAGTACCCAAGTGCAAAAATCACTCCAAGAATTTGGTTCTAATAAGCTTACACCCCATAAACAAGAAAGTTTTTGGGATAAGTATAAGGGCAATTTTTCTGACCCGATTATTCGCATTTTACTTGTAGCTCTAGCTATTAATGTGATTTTCACTTTAGCTGGACACGGCGAGTGGTTTGAGACGCTGGGCATTTTGTTAGCTATAATTTTAGCTACCTTTGTTAGCACCTATTCTGAGTACTCTAACGAAAACACCTTCCAACAATTACAAGAAGAGGCTAGTCGTACTTACTGCAAGGTTTGGCGCGATGAAAAAGTGCAAGAGATCTTAATTGACGAATTAGTTTGTGGGGATGCCATCATCATCCAAAGTGGTGATAAAATTCCTGTAGATGGGATTATGCTCGAAGGTTTTATCAAAGTCGACCAATCAGTTTTAAATGGCGAAAGCAAAGAAGCGGCTAAACATACTGCTCCCGCAGGCTTTGATTTTGATGCCTGTCCCGTAGATTTTCTCGACACCTATAAGCTGTTTCGCGGTACTGTAGTTGTAGAGGGCGAAGCTGTAATGCAAGCCATTAAAATTGGCGATAAAACTGTCTACGGCCAGCTAACTCTAGAACTCGCAAGCGAAGAACGTGATTCCCCTTTAAAAATTAAACTCACACAGTTAGCGCATAAAATCAGTAAGTTTGGTTATGCTGGTGGGGTGTTAATTGCAGTAGCCGTAATGATTGAAAATGCCATTCATAGTGGTAATTTCTGGGGCTATTTCAGCAATTATCCCGTTTTAATCAACGACTTACTCCAAGCTATTATCCTCGCGGTAGTAATTATCGTTATGGCAGTGCCCGAAGGGCTACCACTGATGATTGCGATTGTCTCTTCCTTAAATATGAGTAAAATGCTCAAAGATAACGTCTTAGTTCGTAAAATTGTGGGCATTGAAACCGCCGGCAGTTTAAATCTGTTGTTTTCTGATAAAACGGGTACGATTACTAAAGGCCAACTAGAAGTTGTCCGTTTTCTTAGCGGCGATAAAGTGGAATATAATAACATTGAATCCATCCCCACCGCTCAAAGACAGCTATTAGTTACTAGTATTTGTCACAATAGTTCTGCGAAAATTTCTGAAGACAAGGTAATTGGCGGCAATTCCACTGAACGCGCTTTAGGGCAATTTATTCTTTGGCAGTGTTCGACAATGATTCGTACCGAGCGCCAATTCATGATTCCTTTCAATAGCGCTGATAAGTATTCTATCGCCGTCGTTGCTGGTGATTTAACTGGCGCTTTAATCAAAGGCGCTCCAGAAAAATTACTCAGTCACACCGACTTTTACTACGACCAAAATGGTCAAAAACAAGTTTTAACAACTGACTATCAGCAAGCCTTAGAAGAGCAAATGCTAGCTTATGCCAATCAAGCAATGCGGATGTTAGCTCTTTGTGTTTACGAAGGAGACTATGATGTTGAATCTGGTGGTCTACCGGCAAACAATTTAATTTTATTAGGAATTCTTGCCATCCGCGATGATGTGCGTCCCGAAGCAGTCGAAGCCATAAAAGCCGTGCAAGAAGCCGGTGTGCAAGTCGTAATGATTACGGGTGACCGCCGCGAAACAGCGGTGGCTATTGCTAAAGAAAGTAATCTTATTACCTCTGACTCCGATGTAACTTTAACGTCCGAAGAAATGCAACAACTTAGCGATGCCCAACTTAAGGAGTTATTGCCTAAATTAAGAGTTGTAGCTCGCGCCTTACCAAGTGACAAATCGCGCTTCGTAAAAATAGCTCAAGAGCTAAATATGGTCGTAGGCATGACTGGTGATGGGGTAAATGATTCGCCAGCACTGAAAAAAGCTGACGTAGGTTTTGCCATGGGTAGCGGTACGGAAGTTGCCAAAGAAGCTGGTGATATTGTAATTCTCGATGATAATTTTAATAGTATCGAAAAAGCGATTTTATACGGCCGAACTATCTATAACAGCATTCGCAAATTTATCACCTTCCAGCTCACAATTAATGTGGCCGCCGTAAGTATTTCCTTTATTGGTCCTTTTATTGGCATTGACAAACCACTTACCATTACCCAAATCCTCTGGATTAACCTGGTTATGGATACTTTAGCGGCTATGGCTTTCGGTGGTGAACCAGCTTTAATGAAATATATGCAAGAGAAACCGAAAAAACGCGATGAAAATATTGTTAGCCCACAAATGCTTAGCTCTATTTTCACTAACGGGCTATACTTAACTGCCCTAGGCTTATTTTTCTTAAGCTCTGCTGCTATTACTGGCTTGTTTAGAACTAGCCCCAATAATATTTATATGTTTACGGGCTTTTTTAATCTGTTCACCTTCTTAGCGATTATTAATGCTTTCAATGTTCGTTCGGAAGGCTTAAATATCTTCCAAAATTTAGATAAAAACCCGGGCTTTACCAAAATTATGGCCCTAATTCTCGGCATTCAAATTGCTATGACTTTCTTAGGTGGCAAAATCCTCCGCACTACGCCTCTACAATTAGACGAATGGTTTGTAGTTATTGGTTTATCGCTTACTATTTTAGTTGTAGAATTTATGCGCAAATTGTTAACGAGATAA
- the citX gene encoding citrate lyase holo-[acyl-carrier protein] synthase, producing the protein MSNLTLKTLLEAKELRAERQQVLCRKYQQTLVSITLNLPGSNKNPPGSTELLNWATQQLLQSFSHCYLETLALISGPECLLVLAAPATEVKSFAQKLETTSEFSRLLDIDVFDATYQRLSTRPQGRNCFLCTRPASLCIREQTHSLRELEAYAHNLLKQFQKVPATKQS; encoded by the coding sequence ATGTCCAACTTAACTTTGAAAACCTTACTCGAGGCTAAAGAATTGCGTGCGGAAAGACAACAAGTCCTCTGCCGTAAATATCAACAAACTCTCGTATCTATAACTTTAAATCTGCCTGGCAGCAATAAAAATCCGCCTGGCAGTACGGAGCTACTAAATTGGGCTACCCAACAACTACTGCAGAGTTTCTCGCACTGCTACCTAGAAACTCTGGCTTTAATTAGTGGTCCAGAATGTCTGCTTGTTTTAGCCGCTCCAGCTACGGAAGTCAAAAGCTTTGCACAAAAACTAGAAACAACTAGTGAATTTTCTCGCCTCTTGGATATTGATGTTTTTGATGCAACTTATCAGCGCCTTAGTACTCGCCCGCAAGGTCGTAATTGTTTTTTGTGCACCCGACCAGCAAGTTTATGTATTCGGGAGCAAACACATTCACTCCGCGAATTAGAAGCTTATGCCCATAACTTGTTGAAACAATTTCAAAAAGTGCCAGCAACAAAGCAGTCTTAA
- a CDS encoding histidinol-phosphatase HisJ family protein → MIFDTHIHCDFSCDSRLRLEEACAVAKQKNIGIIITEHMDLHYPTNPLAFVFDIAEYFKSGNAYRNEQVLLGIELGLQTTCHQENEAVLKQGNFDMVIGSIHVAKQIDVYMERFYEGFSKQQSYQRYLEDMLACVQQFKNYDTLGHIDYICRYAPYEDTNLELAVHRELWAAIFAQLIADGKALELNTRRLDEPLARASLQPLYKLYYDLGGRYVTLGSDAHAQAEVGRRICLADTWVRDLALEPVYFKERQMFKASQA, encoded by the coding sequence GTGATATTTGATACACACATTCATTGTGATTTTTCTTGCGACTCCAGGCTACGCTTAGAAGAGGCTTGTGCCGTGGCAAAACAAAAAAACATTGGGATAATTATAACTGAACATATGGACTTGCACTATCCGACTAATCCTTTGGCTTTTGTTTTTGATATTGCGGAATATTTTAAAAGCGGAAATGCTTATCGAAACGAGCAGGTGCTATTAGGGATAGAACTAGGTTTACAAACTACCTGTCATCAAGAAAATGAAGCCGTGCTTAAGCAGGGTAATTTTGATATGGTAATTGGCTCCATTCATGTGGCCAAGCAAATCGATGTATACATGGAGAGGTTTTATGAAGGTTTTAGCAAACAGCAAAGCTACCAACGTTATCTAGAAGATATGTTGGCTTGTGTGCAACAGTTTAAAAACTATGATACTTTGGGACATATTGATTATATTTGTCGCTATGCACCTTATGAAGATACTAACTTAGAGTTAGCAGTGCATCGGGAATTATGGGCAGCAATCTTCGCACAATTGATTGCAGATGGCAAAGCCCTAGAACTTAACACTAGACGTTTGGATGAGCCATTAGCTAGAGCAAGCTTGCAACCGCTCTATAAGTTGTACTATGATTTGGGTGGCCGTTATGTAACATTGGGTTCGGATGCACACGCGCAAGCGGAAGTGGGGCGCAGAATTTGTTTGGCGGATACTTGGGTAAGAGATTTGGCCTTAGAGCCTGTGTATTTTAAAGAACGGCAGATGTTTAAGGCGAGCCAAGCTTAA
- a CDS encoding MBL fold metallo-hydrolase, with translation MKVTILVDNTTYRTNLLAEDGFCAYIEDGDFKVLLDTGESDVFLRNAAQLKLDILQADYVVLSHGHHDHTWGLKYFIAQKQAQLGMKNSKLLMHPRALYRKTADLREIGFDLQWAELEILEPQLSSKPVWLNERLLYLGQIERLVEHEGKNTLGEEYLPDGTKQADYIYDDTAIAYKGEQGLVIITGCSHSGIGNIIAQAKRLCQEERIQAVIGGLHLRNPQPELLAATVEHLATQAIGDLVACHCTDQNSRIALAKLGNLVSPTVGLTLEYK, from the coding sequence ATGAAAGTAACTATTTTAGTTGATAATACTACTTATAGAACGAATTTGTTGGCCGAAGACGGATTTTGTGCCTATATAGAAGATGGAGATTTTAAAGTTTTATTGGATACCGGCGAAAGTGATGTGTTTTTACGCAATGCTGCGCAGTTAAAGCTAGATATTTTGCAGGCAGATTATGTGGTGTTATCACATGGGCATCATGACCATACTTGGGGTTTAAAATATTTTATCGCCCAAAAACAAGCGCAACTAGGCATGAAAAACAGCAAATTACTAATGCACCCGCGGGCATTATACCGCAAAACTGCGGATTTGCGAGAAATTGGTTTTGATTTGCAGTGGGCAGAACTCGAAATTTTAGAACCGCAATTAAGTAGTAAACCTGTTTGGTTAAATGAGCGGCTTTTATATTTAGGTCAGATCGAACGCTTAGTAGAACATGAAGGGAAAAATACTTTAGGCGAAGAGTACTTACCTGATGGTACTAAACAGGCCGATTATATTTATGATGATACGGCTATCGCTTATAAAGGTGAGCAGGGGTTAGTAATTATAACAGGCTGCTCACATTCGGGGATTGGTAATATTATTGCTCAAGCTAAGCGGCTTTGCCAGGAAGAACGAATCCAAGCGGTAATTGGTGGTTTACATTTGCGTAATCCACAACCAGAGTTATTAGCGGCTACCGTAGAGCATTTGGCGACACAAGCTATTGGGGATTTAGTAGCTTGTCACTGTACAGATCAAAATTCGCGTATTGCTTTAGCCAAATTAGGCAATTTAGTCTCACCTACAGTAGGGCTAACTTTAGAATATAAGTAA
- a CDS encoding CYTH domain-containing protein: protein MALEIERKFLVKKNLWQPQVKGEKLIQGYLTNAKEKASVRVRLNGTQAYLSVKGLRGADLISRLEYEYPIPPSDAQEMLENFAGQVIEKIRYTQTLRGCIWEVDEFLGANAGLLVAEIELQAPDQDFYRPEWLGAEVSSDYRYLNSYLAEHPYTSW, encoded by the coding sequence ATGGCACTAGAAATTGAACGGAAATTTTTAGTAAAAAAAAATCTTTGGCAACCCCAAGTGAAAGGTGAAAAATTAATTCAAGGTTATTTGACGAATGCAAAAGAGAAAGCCAGTGTTAGAGTTCGATTAAATGGTACCCAAGCTTACTTGAGTGTCAAAGGCTTGAGAGGGGCGGATTTGATTAGTCGTCTAGAATACGAATATCCGATACCCCCAAGCGATGCTCAAGAAATGCTGGAAAATTTTGCGGGACAAGTAATTGAAAAAATAAGATATACACAAACCCTTCGAGGTTGTATTTGGGAAGTCGATGAATTTTTGGGGGCTAACGCAGGGCTATTGGTAGCAGAAATCGAGTTGCAAGCCCCAGATCAAGACTTTTATCGGCCCGAATGGTTAGGGGCAGAAGTTTCGTCAGACTATCGCTATTTAAACTCTTATTTAGCAGAACATCCGTATACAAGTTGGTAA
- a CDS encoding TerD family protein — translation MSIKLVAQDSWRFQLAATQPTTLTFDFTWSNSSTLEAPRSLGSVFRGLQPAALDCDLAVLLLNAQTKLPTPAAFISFATPISACKSVRHLSDNLTGTNAANKQERLQVCFDTLPTWVESLVFVVSIYEAAKRHQDFSQIQNACLLVSPVDHKPWLSLCLPKFETPITYLQLLKLTRQDNNSWLLQALLEPLPITTLPELLKIYTPTTT, via the coding sequence ATGAGTATCAAACTCGTAGCCCAAGATTCTTGGCGATTTCAATTAGCGGCTACTCAGCCGACTACTCTAACTTTTGATTTTACTTGGAGCAACTCCAGCACATTAGAAGCACCCCGCTCGCTAGGCAGTGTTTTTCGTGGCCTACAGCCAGCTGCTCTAGATTGTGATTTAGCAGTGCTCTTGTTGAATGCCCAAACGAAATTACCTACACCTGCTGCTTTTATTTCTTTTGCCACCCCAATTAGTGCTTGCAAAAGTGTGCGCCATCTTAGCGATAATCTGACGGGTACAAACGCCGCCAATAAACAAGAGCGTCTTCAGGTCTGTTTTGATACTCTGCCCACTTGGGTTGAATCGCTGGTGTTTGTCGTTAGTATTTATGAGGCCGCCAAACGCCATCAAGATTTTTCCCAAATTCAAAACGCCTGCTTATTAGTCAGTCCCGTAGACCATAAGCCTTGGCTGAGCCTCTGCTTACCTAAATTCGAGACCCCCATAACCTATCTTCAGTTACTTAAGTTAACCCGCCAAGATAATAATAGTTGGCTATTGCAAGCACTGCTAGAGCCGTTGCCCATAACAACCCTGCCTGAACTCTTGAAAATTTATACCCCTACAACAACTTAA
- the ilvB gene encoding biosynthetic-type acetolactate synthase large subunit, translated as MEKITGAQAIVRVLAQEGVDVVFGYPGGSVIPLYNALYDAPFKNILAVHEQGAAHAADGYARASGKVGVCIATAGPGATNLVTGLATAYLDSVPVVAITGQVAQNLIGRDAFQEVDIVSVSMAITKYNTMIETVEELVPTLKYAFALAKAGRPGPVLIDVPSSIQNALLDWDEAKLLPIQELPVEKAVLNDLGGMSVLQEVQGVIMQAKRPVLVAGGGVIKANVSDLLAEFIQTTQIPVVSTLMGLGAVDCTYKNYLGLTGMHGHKAANLAISQADVIVVIGSRFSDRVTGNKEIYAKDKRIIQFDIDNSELDKNIGADIGVLGSLQESLPLLLKLVWTKLEIEPWRQAINNWQATTVTAHTSNCLTAQVIMESLNAQFADQDVVYVTDVGQNQMWAAQHLQIRKPRTHLTSGGCGTMGFAVPASVGASFGNKQARIVSISGDGGFKMTGMELHTAVREGLPLISIVINNYCLGMVRQWQHLFFEKRYSSTILGKGFDFVGFAQSCGAVAYQANSPAEFQQALQQAVQSSKAVLIEACIACGDMVEPMVAPGRPLDEFVDVYK; from the coding sequence ATGGAAAAAATTACAGGTGCACAAGCGATAGTAAGAGTGTTAGCCCAAGAAGGGGTAGATGTTGTTTTTGGTTACCCTGGTGGTTCAGTAATTCCCTTATATAATGCTTTGTATGATGCGCCCTTTAAAAATATTTTAGCAGTACATGAACAAGGCGCAGCCCATGCGGCTGATGGTTATGCTAGAGCTAGTGGCAAAGTCGGCGTTTGTATTGCTACTGCTGGTCCAGGTGCGACTAATTTGGTTACTGGCTTAGCTACGGCTTACTTAGATTCAGTGCCAGTAGTTGCAATTACCGGACAGGTGGCTCAAAACTTAATTGGTAGGGATGCTTTTCAAGAGGTAGACATTGTTAGCGTGAGTATGGCGATAACTAAATATAATACAATGATTGAAACGGTGGAAGAATTAGTTCCAACTTTAAAATATGCTTTTGCTTTAGCCAAGGCGGGTCGTCCAGGTCCAGTATTGATTGATGTACCTAGTAGCATTCAAAATGCTTTGTTAGATTGGGATGAGGCTAAGCTTTTGCCAATTCAAGAATTACCGGTTGAGAAGGCTGTTTTGAATGATTTGGGCGGCATGAGTGTTTTACAAGAGGTACAAGGTGTAATCATGCAAGCGAAGCGCCCTGTATTAGTAGCTGGCGGTGGGGTAATAAAGGCTAACGTGAGCGACCTATTAGCCGAATTTATTCAAACCACACAAATTCCAGTGGTAAGTACTTTAATGGGGTTAGGCGCAGTAGACTGCACCTATAAGAATTATCTCGGTTTGACAGGAATGCACGGGCATAAGGCAGCTAATTTAGCTATTTCACAGGCCGATGTGATTGTTGTAATTGGCAGTCGCTTTAGTGATCGGGTGACGGGAAATAAGGAAATCTATGCTAAAGATAAAAGAATTATTCAATTTGATATAGATAATTCCGAGTTAGATAAAAATATTGGCGCAGATATCGGGGTTTTAGGTAGTTTACAAGAAAGTTTACCGCTATTATTAAAGTTGGTTTGGACTAAATTAGAGATAGAGCCTTGGCGCCAAGCAATTAATAATTGGCAAGCAACAACAGTTACCGCGCATACAAGTAATTGCCTAACAGCACAGGTGATTATGGAAAGTTTAAATGCACAATTTGCTGATCAAGATGTGGTATATGTGACTGATGTGGGCCAAAATCAAATGTGGGCAGCACAACATTTGCAAATTAGAAAACCGCGTACCCATCTGACCTCTGGAGGTTGTGGAACAATGGGTTTTGCTGTGCCAGCTAGTGTGGGTGCGAGTTTTGGTAATAAGCAGGCGCGGATTGTGAGTATTTCTGGTGATGGTGGTTTTAAAATGACTGGGATGGAATTACATACCGCAGTGCGTGAAGGATTACCGCTAATTAGCATTGTAATTAATAATTATTGCTTGGGTATGGTGCGGCAATGGCAACATTTGTTTTTTGAGAAACGTTATTCGTCAACTATCTTAGGTAAAGGGTTTGATTTTGTGGGTTTTGCACAAAGTTGCGGTGCTGTGGCTTATCAAGCAAATAGCCCGGCTGAATTTCAACAAGCTTTACAACAAGCAGTGCAGTCATCGAAAGCGGTGCTGATTGAAGCTTGCATTGCCTGTGGTGATATGGTAGAACCGATGGTGGCACCAGGCCGGCCCCTAGATGAATTTGTTGATGTATACAAGTAG
- a CDS encoding right-handed parallel beta-helix repeat-containing protein, giving the protein MMNYNNLHLALTNSKNIIFAFDSHPLTQASPLEKSSYLTFLASLAIYTDGFSKEKLSFLQRLLKPLQLKEDLAFFLQAAKNINLKDVSTFLDCFKHQPLADNFLVDALLLLFCNRKPLAENFIYIAEFAELLEISLLKMEQMLLLVQAIVQQDNDLYQQFLNTRTNIAEENFLYYSKNFVQGISVHNATQLRVLGNFPLNTTTTYTSADVHFVQANLSFAENCKLIFEDATRVRFEDCTFSNGRNLDLINCQQIEFNNCTFQNFSNRTLFIDTAQEVTLTNCHFENSTNNARSTIIAGTVYLKNCLKSQITACTFVNCQAKGLNSYTPSFGAAIYAQTVAPAEISIKNCQFTNCFSDTGSIVQISGYLGNISYDNLDFQNCNGELVLD; this is encoded by the coding sequence ATGATGAATTATAATAATCTGCACTTAGCTCTTACGAATAGCAAAAATATTATTTTTGCATTTGATTCGCATCCCCTAACTCAGGCTAGCCCCTTAGAAAAATCTTCATATTTGACTTTTTTAGCCTCCCTAGCAATTTATACTGATGGTTTTAGCAAGGAAAAGTTGTCCTTTTTGCAACGCCTGCTCAAACCCCTACAGTTAAAAGAAGACTTAGCTTTTTTTCTCCAAGCAGCCAAAAATATTAATTTAAAAGATGTTTCCACTTTTTTAGATTGCTTCAAACACCAACCTTTAGCGGATAATTTTTTAGTAGATGCTCTACTATTATTATTTTGCAACCGTAAACCCCTTGCCGAAAACTTTATCTATATTGCTGAGTTCGCCGAGCTTTTAGAAATCTCTTTGTTAAAAATGGAACAAATGCTCCTACTAGTGCAGGCAATAGTCCAACAGGATAATGATCTATATCAACAATTTTTAAACACCCGTACCAATATTGCCGAAGAAAATTTTCTCTACTACAGTAAAAATTTTGTTCAAGGAATTAGTGTCCATAACGCCACACAACTTAGAGTCCTTGGCAACTTCCCGTTAAACACTACTACTACCTACACTAGTGCTGATGTCCATTTTGTCCAAGCAAATCTTAGTTTTGCCGAAAACTGCAAACTGATTTTTGAGGATGCTACCCGTGTTCGTTTTGAAGACTGCACCTTTAGCAACGGTCGCAATCTTGATTTGATAAATTGTCAACAAATCGAATTCAACAACTGCACTTTTCAAAATTTTTCCAATCGTACTCTTTTTATTGATACTGCCCAAGAAGTCACCCTTACAAATTGTCATTTTGAAAACAGCACCAATAATGCCCGTAGCACAATTATCGCTGGTACCGTATATTTGAAAAATTGTCTCAAGAGCCAGATTACAGCTTGCACTTTTGTTAATTGCCAAGCGAAAGGTTTAAATAGCTATACGCCTTCTTTTGGCGCCGCTATCTATGCACAAACCGTAGCCCCTGCCGAAATAAGCATAAAAAACTGCCAATTCACTAATTGTTTTAGTGATACTGGCAGTATTGTCCAAATTTCTGGTTATCTCGGTAATATTAGTTATGATAATCTTGACTTTCAAAACTGCAACGGCGAACTTGTCCTCGATTAA